CGGCCGACGAGGCCGATGCGCATCTGCGCGCCGCCACCCGGGTGAGCTTCGACCGACTCGACTCCGACGGCTGCATGTCGACCAACGATCAGGTGACGCTGATGGTCAGTGGCGCGAGCGGCGTGACGCCCGACGCGGACGCGTTCCGTGCGGCTCTCGTCGAGGTGTGCACGAGTCTCGCTCGGCAGCTGCAGGCCGACGCCGAGGGCGCCAGTCACGACATCACCATCCGCGTCGTGGGCGCGGCATCCGAAGACGACGCCGTCGAGGTGGGCCGCTCGGTCGCACGCAACAACCTCTTCAAAGCCGCGATCTTCGGCAACGACCCCAACTGGGGCCGGGTTCTGGCGGCGATCGGCACGACGCAGGCGGCCTTCGACCCGTACGCCGTGGACGTGAGCTTCAACGGGGTGCGACTGTGCAGCGCCGGCGCCCCCGACCGCCCGCGCGAGGAGGTCGACCTTACGCCGCGCGCGACGGACGTGCTCATCGACCTCAAGGAGGGCGACGCGGCGGCGACGATCTTCACGAACGATCTGACGCACGACTACGTCCACGAGAACAGCGCGTACAGCTCATGACCGAGAAGATCCAGCACACCACCCCTGAAGAGGCCGCCGAGAAGGCCGCCGTCCTCATCGAGTCCCTGCCGTGGCTGCAGCGCTTCCGCGACCAGATCATCGTCATCAAGTACGGCGGCAACGCGATGGTGTCCGAAGAGCTGCAGGATGCGTTCGCGCAGGACATCGCCTACCTTCGGTTCGTCGGCGTCAAGCCGGTCGTCGTGCACGGCGGCGGCCCGCAGATCTCGCAGATGCTCGACCGGCTCGCCATCCCCAGCGAGTTCAAGGGCGGATACCGGGTGACCTCCACCGAGGCGATCAGCGTCGTTCGGATGGTGCTCACCGGCCAGGTGAATCCGCAGCTGGTCGGGCGCATCAACGCGTTCGGCCCCTTCGCCGTCGGTGTGTCTGGCGAGGACGCGGGGCTCTTCCAGGGCCGGCGGCGCGGTGTGGTGATCGACGGGACCGAGCACGACCTCGGCGCCGTCGGCGATGTGGTCCGTGTCGACCCGCAGCCGGTGCTCGACCAGCTCGCCGCCGGTCGCATCCCGGTGGTCTCGTCGATCGCGCCCGACCTGGACAACCCCGGGCAGTCGCTGAACGTCAACGCGGATGCGGCGGCGGCGGCTCTGGCCATCGCGCTGGGCGCGGCGAAGCTCGTCGTGCTCACCGATGTCGCGGGCTTGTACGCCGACTGGCCGAACCGCGACTCGTTGGTCTCGCATCTGACCGCCGACGAGCTGCGCGCGATGCTGCCGCGGCTGGAGTCGGGCATGATCCCGAAGATGCAGGCGTGCCTCGACGCCGTCGACGGCGGCGTCGACACGGCGGCGATCATCGACGGACGCCAGCCTCATTCGGTGCTGGTCGAGGTCTTCACGGAACAGGGAATCGGAACAGAGGTGGTGGCGCGGTGAGCGGCGTACAGGAGCAGACGACGGCAGCGACGATGTGGCAGGAGGACGCCGGGCGCGACCTCGTCCGCAACGCCGGCGACCGGATGGCTCTGTTCGTCCGCGGCGAGGGGTCGTCGCTGTGGGACGCGGACGGACGCCGCTACCTCGATTTCCTCGGCGGCATCGCCGTCACCTCCCTCGGTCACGCTCACCCCGTCTTCGTGGAGGCCGTGTCGCGCCAGGCCGCGACGCTGTCGCACGTGTCGAACTTCTTCGCGACGCCGCCGCAGCTGGCACTGGCAGCCGAGCTCAAGCGCCTCACGGGCGCGGGCGACACCGGACGCGTCTACTTCGCCAACTCGGGAGCCGAGGCGAACGAGGCCGCGTTCAAGCTCGCGCGCCTGCACGGAGCGGTGACGGATGCGCGTGCCGCGCGCCCCCGCATCCTGGCACTGAAGGACGCGTTCCACGGGCGCACGATGGGCACGCTCGCCCTCACCGGCAAACCGTACATGCAGGCACCGTTCTTGCCGATGGTCCCGGGCGTCGAGTTCCTCGACTCGACCGTGGAGGCCCTCGAGGCCGCGATCGGCGACGACGTGGCGGCCCTGTTCGTCGAGCCGATCAAGGGTGAGGCCGGTGTCGTGCCGCTGCCGGAGGGGTACCTCGCGGCAGCGCGTGAGATCACCGCGCGTCACGGTGCGCTGCTGATCGTCGATGAGATCCAGACGGGTGCGGGTCGAACCGGCGCCTGGTTCGCCTTCCAGCACGAGGGGATCACGCCCGACGCGATCACGGTCGCCAAGGGCATCGGCGGCGGCTTCCCGATCGGCGCGCTCATCACGTTCGGCGCCGCCAGCGACCTCTTCTACCCGGGCACCCACGGGTCGACCTTCGGGGGCAATCCGCTTGCGACGGCGACCTCCCTGGCCGTGCTCGGTGAGATCGATCGCGCGGGGCTCGTCGCCAACGCCGCCGTCCGCGGCGAGCAGCTGCGTGCCGCGATCGATCAGATCGACTCGGTGCTGATCGACGGATGCCGCGGGCGCGGTCTGCTGCTGGGCGTCGCGCTGCGGCATCCCGTCGCCGGTGCCGTCGTGGCCGCCGCGCAGCAGCACGGTCTCATCGTCAACGCCGCCAATGACAGCACGATCCGCATCGCGCCCGCGCTGACGATCGGCGACGTCGAGATCGACGAGTTCATCGACCTGTTCACCCGTTCCCTCGCGACCGTCGCCGACGCCCTCGTGCTCGATGCGTCCGACACCCACCCCTCGACCCCGGAGGCCTCCGCATGACCCGCCATCTGCTCCGCGACGACGACCTCAGCCCGGCCGAGCAGGCCGAGATCCTCGATCTCGCGGTCTCGCTCAAGAAGGACCGCTGGAAGCTGAAGCCCCTCGAGGGCCCGCAGACCGTGGCGGTGATCTTCGACAAGAGCTCGACCCGCACGCGCGTGTCGTTCGCGGTGGGTATCGCCGATCTCGGCGGCTCGCCCCTGGTGATCTCGACGGCGAACAGCCAGCTCGGCGGCAAGGAGACGCCCTCCGACACCGCGCGCGTTCTGGAGCGGCAGGTCGCCGCGATCGTCTGGCGCACCTACGCGCAGGCGGGGCTCGAGGAGATGGCGCGCGGCACGACCGTGCCGGTGATCAACGCGCTCAGCGACGACTTCCACCCCTGCCAGCTGCTCGCCGATCTGCTCACCATCCGCGAACACAAGGGTGAGCTGAAGGGGCTGACCCTCACGTTCTTCGGCGACGGCACCTCGAACATGGGCCACTCCTACGTGCTGGCCGGCGTGACGGCGGGGATGCACGTGCGCGTCGCCTCGCCCGCCGCCTACGCTCCTCGCGCCGATGTCGTCGCCGACGCCGAGCGGATCGCTGCGACCACAGGAGGCTCGGTCACGCTCTTCACCGATCCCGCCGCGGCCGCCGCCGGCTCCGACGTCATCGTCACCGACACCTGGGTGTCGATGGGCAAGGAGGAGGAGAAGATCCAGCGCGTCCACGACCTCGGCGGGTACAAGGTCACGCAGGCGACGATGGAGCTCGCCGATCCGGACGCGATCTTCATCCACTGCCTGCCCGCCGACCGGGGCTACGAGGTGGATGCCGAGGTCATCGACGGACCGCAGAGCGTGGTCTGGGATGAGGCGGAGAACCGACTCCACGCCCAGAAGGCTCTTCTGGTCTGGCTGCTGCGTCAGCAGTGACCCGGATGCGGACGGCGGGACGACGATGACGGCCCTCCGTCCGCTCCGAGCGCGCACGCTGGATGACGCGGGCCGGCTCGCCGGCGTCGATCTCGCGCGGGGCCTGGCCGTCTTCGGGATGTTCGCCGCGCACCTGCTGGTGACCCCGCACTTCGATGCGGCGCAGCCTGCGACCTGGGTCGATCTCGTCAACGGGCGGTCTTCGATCCTGTTCGCGACGCTCGCGGGGGTCTCGATCGCTCTGATGAGCGGCGCGCGGGCGAGCGCGGGCAGCAGCCCCGCGTCGGGCCGGACGCTCGTCGTCGCGCGGCGCCGACTGGTCGTGCGTGCGGTGATCATCTGGGGCATCGGGATGCTGCTGAACGCGACGGGCGTGCCGGTCTACGTGATCCTGCCGGCGTACGGCATTCTCTTCCTCCTCGCGGTGCCGCTGCTGCGCCTGTCGGCATCCACCCTCTGGGTGCTCGCTGCCGTCGTCGGTGTCGGCGCGCCGTGGCTGCTGCCGCTCGCAGATCGGGTTCTCGTGGCCGCCGGGCCCGTCGGCGGTGATCTCGTTCTGCTGCTGGGCTGGCACTACCCCTTCCTGCTGTGGGCGGCCTTCCTGATCGCGGGCCTGGCAGCCGCACGCTCCGACCTGCGCTCCCCGCGCACTCTCGTCGCGCTGGCCGTCGGTGGTGCGGCGTGCGCGATCGCGGCGGCCGCGGCATCCACGGTCATCGACGTCGACGAGGATTCCTTCCTCGGACGTGTGCTGGCCGACGGCGCCCACTCCGGTGGCATGCTCGAGGCGGTCGGGTCGGGCGGCTTCGCGCTCGCCGTCGTCGGCCTGTGTCTGCTGATCTGCCGCACGCCCGCGCGCATCGTGCTGCTGCCGGTGCGCGCGGTGGGGTCGATGCCGCTGACCGCATACGTCGGCCAGATCGCGGCGTGGGCCGTGTGGGCGTCGTTCGCTCTGGGCGACGTCGGAGATCTGTCGGGCTTCCGCGCCCTGCAGCCGTTCTGGCCGTTCGTCGCGGCGACGCTCGTGTTCTGCACCGTGTGGGCGCTCCTCCTCGGCCGTGGTCCCGTCGAGCGCGCCGTGGCATACGCCACGCGGGTCGTCATCCCCGGCTGAGCTGCTCAGCGGCGGCGGGAGCAGCGTCGCGCCGCGGCGCCGCAGTCGCAGCGGTAGTGGCAGCTCCCAGATCACCGCCGCCGTCACGTGGGTGAATAGGACGCCGGGGACCGCTCGTGTCGCATCCGCTTGCGCGGCGCGCTGGATCGTCAGACGCAGACGGGCGCCTTCGTTCGCCGCCGGCGGACGCGATCGCACGCCGCGGAAGGGCGTGGCCAGGTCGCGTGCGCGAATCCGGCGCGGTGACACCCCGGCATCCATTGCCTGCGCGACGGAGAACGAGTCCGGAAGGCTATCGGGCAGCGGCGACGGGCGACGACTCATCATCGCAGGATGGCGCTTCTCTTCGTGCGCGACCTCCTCGGGCGACCGGATCTGTGCACACCTGGCGTGCAGCGGAGTGTCGGTGCGGCGCTCGCTAGGCTGGTGCGGTGAGCGAAACGACACCGCACGGCACGAACGACGGCGCACTCTGGGGGGCACGCTTCGCGTCGGGACCCTCACCCGAGCTCGCGACCCTCAGCCGTTCCACCCACTTCGACTGGGTGCTCGCGCCCTACGACATCGCCGGGTCGCACGCGCACGCGGCGGCGCTCGCGGCCGCCGGGTATCTCACCGCCGACGAAGAGGCACGCATGCACGCGGGGCTCGATGCCCTGGCGGCGGCGGTCGCCGACGGCTCACTGGTCGCCCAGCCGGCCGATGAGGACGTCCACGGCGCTCTGGAAGCCGCTCTCATCGCCGAGGTCGGTCCGGCGCTCGGCGGCAAGCTCCGCGCGGGTCGCAGCCGCAACGACCAGATCGCCACCCTCGTGCGGCTGTACCTTCTCGATCACGCGCGCGTGATCGCCCGCGATCTTCTTCGGGTCATCGACGCCATCGTGTCGCAGGCCGAGGCGCACGCGGAGGCCATCATGCCGGGCCGCACCCACCTGCAGCATGCGCAGCCGATCCTGTTGGCCCACCACCTGCAGGCGCATGGCTGGCCCCTCGTCCGCGACCTCGAGCGCCTCCGCGACTGGGCGGCGCGCGCGTCGGTCTCGCCGTACGGCGGGGGAGCGCTCGCCGGTGCGACCCTGGGCCTCGATCCCCAGCTGGTCGCCGATCGGCTGGGCCTCGCCCGGCCGGCGGAGAACTCCCTCGACGGCACGAGCTCGCGAGACGTGGTCGCCGAGTTCGCCTTCATTGCAGCGATGATCGGCGTTGATCTCTCCCGTTTCGCGGAGGACATCATCATCTGGAACACCCGCGAGTTCGGCTTCGTCACGCTCGACGACGGCTACTCCACGGGCTCCAGCATCATGCCGCAGAAGAAGAATCCCGACATCGCCGAACTCGCTCGGGGCAAGGCGGGCCGCCTGATCGGCAACCTGTCGGGTCTTCTGGCGACGCTGAAGGCCTTGCCGCTGGCCTACAATCGCGATCTGCAGGAGGACAAGGAACCGGTCTTCGATTCGGTCCTCACGCTCGAAACGGTGCTGCCCGCGTTCGCCGGCATGGTGGCGACGATGCGGTTCGACACGGCGCGCATGGCCGGCTTGGCCCCGGCCGGGTTCTCGCTGGCGACGGATGTGGCCGAGTGGCTCGTGAAGCAGGGCGTGCCTTTCCGCGATGCGCATGAGATCTCCGGGTCGCTGGTGCGTGCGTGCGAGGAGCGTGGAATCGGCCTCGAGGATGCCGACGACGCTCTGCTCGCGGAGGTGTCGACGCATCTGACCCCGAGCGTCCGCGAGGTGCTGACGATCGAAGGTTCGGTCGCGAGCCGCACCGGCGCCGGCGGCACGGCCGGTATCCGTGTGTCCGAGCAGCGTGCCGAGCTCATCGCCCGCTCGCAGAGCGCCGCACGGAGCCTGATCGATCTCGAATAGCAGCTAATAACTGATATCTTGCCAATATCAGCGATATGCTTCTTCCATGAACGTTGCGGTGATCGCCGACATCGTCGGATCGCGGAGTCTTCCCGATCGGGCTGCCGCCCAACGCGCTCTGGAAGAGACGATTGCCCGTGCGGAACGTGACGTTCCGCTGGCCGAGCGCCCCCTCACCGCCACGGTGGGGGACGAGCTGCAGGGCGTATACCCGTCTCTGGATGCCGCCATGGCGGCCCTGCTGCTGGTGCGGCTCGCGTTGCCCGACGATCTCGACTGTCGCTTCGGCATCGGGATCGGGGCGCACCGCGACGTCCCCTCCCGGGTGGGCACTCTCGCCGAGGGGCCGGGGTGGTGGGCCGCGCGTGAGGCGATCGATGCCATCCACGCCGCGCAGGCGCGCACCATCCCGGGCGCCCGCACCTGGGTCGTCGCCGATGCCGGCGCGACGGTGGATGTCCGGATCGCCAATGCGTATCTCCTCGCTCGGGACCAACTCGTGACCGCGATGACGGCGCGCACTCGGCGACTCGCCTACGGCCGGATGCTCGGTGCGACGCAGTCGGAGCTCGCGGCCGCGGAGGGCATCACCCAGTCGGCGGTGTCCCAGGCCCTCGGCGCCGCCGGAGTCGCCGCCCTCGTCGAGGGATACGCGCAGCTGCGCGCGGACGCGTCGCCGACGTCCGAGGTCTGAGCCGCGCGGCGATCACCTCACCAGACCGCGAGCCAGACGACCCCCGCGACGGCGCACGCCCACAGCAGACTCGCCATCGTGCCGACGATGAACCTCTCGCGCGCGGCCGGTGTGGCCAGCTCCGTGAATCGTCCGACGCCCTTCAATGCCACGACGATGGCGACGGCGCCGGGGAAGCCGGCGAGGATGCCGAGGGCCGCGCACGCCCGCTCGAGGTAGCCGATCGTCGTGCCGCCGCGCAGGATCTCCTCTTCGCGGACCGCTGCGCTGTCGCGACCGGACATCATCTCGACGAGGATGCCGCCGCGTGGACCCTCCGCCGTGCGGCCGCCGTCGGCGATCGTGAGCACCCAGCGGGTGAACGGGTTGCCGCCGACGATGGCCAGCGCGGTGCCGAGGACGGCCAGCACAGCCGAGGCCAGGACGGGAAGGCGCGCCGGCAGGATGCTGAGAGCGACGAGCGCGAGCAGGACGATCGCCGCCGCGGCGATCAGAACCGGGCCCCGCGGGCGCCGCAGGGAGATCACGACGAGGATCAGGGCCGCGCACAGCGCGATGAAGAGCACGATGACGCCGATCAGCGTGACGATCGCCTGGGTGTCGGGATCCATGTCGTCAGTCTCCCACGGCGTCCTGACGTCGCAGCGGCGGCGCCACCGGCATGATCGGGGCGCGGCATCGGCCGCTGATAACCTGGGCGCGTGTCTGAAACCGTCTCCGTGAGTGCTCCCGCGCCCGCGCGTGCACTGGCTCCCGCCAACGACCCCTCGTTCGAGAACGTCTGGGACGAGATCGTCTGGCGAGGCCTGGTGCACGTGTCCACCGATCAGGACGCCCTGCGCGTTCTGCTGGCCGGCGAGCCCATCACGTATTACTGCGGCTTCGACCCGACGGCACCGAGCCTGCACCTGGGAAACCTCGTACAGCTGCTGCTGATGCGCCGTCTGCAGCTGGCTGGTCACCGCCCGCTCGGTCTCGTCGGCGGATCGACCGGACTCATCGGCGATCCCCGGCCCACGGCGGAGCGGACTCTCAACACGAAGGACACGGTCGCCGAGTGGGTGGGCAACCTGCGTGCCCAGGTCGAGCGCTACCTGAGCTTCGACGGCGACAACGCCGCGCGCATGGTCAACAACCTCGACTGGACGGCGCCGATGAGCGCCATCGACTTCCTCCGCGAGATCGGCAAGTACTACCGCGTCGGCACGATGCTGAAGAAGGATGCCGTCGCCGCGCGCCTGAACTCCGAAGCGGGCATCAGCTACACCGAGTTCAGCTACCAGATCCTGCAGGGGATGGACTACCTCGAGCTGCACCGCCAGTACGGCTGCGTGCTGCAGACGGGCGGGTCCGATCAGTGGGGCAACCTCACCAGCGGCACCGACCTCATCCACCGCGTCGAAGGGGTGTCGGTGCACGCCATCGGCACGCCCCTGATCACCAACAGCGACGGCACGAAGTTCGGCAAGAGCGAGGGCAACGCGATCTGGCTGGATGCCGAGATGTGCAGCCCGTACCGGATGTACCAGTTCTGGTTGAACACCGACGACGCCGATGTCATCGAGCGACTGAAGATCTTCACCTTCCTGACGCGCGCAGAGATCCAGCAGTACGAGGAGACGGTCGCGGCGGAGCCGTTCCGCCGTGCCGCGCAGAAGCGTCTCGCGCTCGAGGTGACGACGACCGTGCACGGGCCGGAGGCCACGGCCGCGGTGATCGCGGCATCCGAGGCCCTCTTCGGTGCCGGCGATCTCGGCGCCCTGGATGCCGCCACGCTGCGCACCGCGTTGGAAGAGCTGCCGCACGCGACGATCGTGGGGGGCACCACGGTCGCGCAGGCGCTGGTGGAGACGGGACTGTGTGCGAGCCTCAGCGAGGCACGGCGATCGATCGCGCAGGGCGGCGTCAGCCTCGACGGGACCAAGGTCGACGACGAGTCCGCCGCCATCACGGGGGCGCTGCCGGGCGGAGTCGCGGTGCTGCGCCGCGGCAAGAAGACGCTCGCCGGGCTCTTCGTCGCACCTGCGGCCTGACCCGGCTCGACACCGCGCCGGAGGCCGCATGCCGTTCACTGTCTCGCACGCCGTGGTGGCGTTGCCGTTCGTCCGCACGCCGCTGCTTCCGGCCGCGATCGCGATCGGCGCGATGACGCCGGATCTGCCGCTCTTCGTCCGCGGCACGCCCGTGTCGTACCAGCTCACTCATACGAATCTCGTGGTCTCGACGGCGATTGCCGCCGTGCTGACGGTCATCTGGTACGTCGTGCTGCGTCCCGCCGTGCGGTCGCTGTCGCCGCGATGGATCGCAGCTCGGGTGCCGGCCGCGTGGGACCGACCCGGTGTGCCGCAGTGGTGGTCGCGGCGTCCGGCGTGGCAGTCGGCGGCGCTCGCGGCCCTCTCGCTGTTGCTGGGGGTGGCCACCCACATCGCCTGGGATGCCTTCACGCACGAAGGGCGATGGGGAACCCGGCTGCTTCCCGCACTCGACGCGCAGTGGGGGCCGCTTCTGGGGCTCAAGTGGCTGCAGTACGGCTCCACTGCGTTCGGACTGATCGTGCTCGCTCTCGCCGCCGCGCTGTGGCTGCGTGGTCGCCGTGCGGAGTCGGCGACCACCGGCATCCCGCCGATCGTTCGATATCTGTGGTGGCTCTCGCTGCCCGTCGTGCTGCTGGCGGCATGGCTTCTCGGCCTCGCCGTCTACGGTCCTTTCACTCCGGCCTGGACGGTGCAGCACCTGGCGTATCGGGTGCTGCCGCCCGCCTGCGCCATCTGGGGTGCAGCCACCCTCGTGCTGTGCGCGGTCATCGCCGTCCGCGGGCGTCGC
The sequence above is a segment of the Microbacterium sp. PM5 genome. Coding sequences within it:
- the argJ gene encoding bifunctional glutamate N-acetyltransferase/amino-acid acetyltransferase ArgJ; protein product: MSVTAPAGFAAAGVVAGLKSTGRPDVAVVVNRGPLKVGAAVFTSNRAKANPILWSQQAIQDGTVEAIVLNSGGANCFTGAFGFQTTHQTAEKAAELLSISPGDVLVCSTGLIGTGDEVFRGKVLAGTEAAISALSDDGGDHAARAIMTTDTVPKTAVFAGDGWTIGAMAKGAGMLAPGLATMLVVITTDAVLSADEADAHLRAATRVSFDRLDSDGCMSTNDQVTLMVSGASGVTPDADAFRAALVEVCTSLARQLQADAEGASHDITIRVVGAASEDDAVEVGRSVARNNLFKAAIFGNDPNWGRVLAAIGTTQAAFDPYAVDVSFNGVRLCSAGAPDRPREEVDLTPRATDVLIDLKEGDAAATIFTNDLTHDYVHENSAYSS
- the argB gene encoding acetylglutamate kinase — translated: MTEKIQHTTPEEAAEKAAVLIESLPWLQRFRDQIIVIKYGGNAMVSEELQDAFAQDIAYLRFVGVKPVVVHGGGPQISQMLDRLAIPSEFKGGYRVTSTEAISVVRMVLTGQVNPQLVGRINAFGPFAVGVSGEDAGLFQGRRRGVVIDGTEHDLGAVGDVVRVDPQPVLDQLAAGRIPVVSSIAPDLDNPGQSLNVNADAAAAALAIALGAAKLVVLTDVAGLYADWPNRDSLVSHLTADELRAMLPRLESGMIPKMQACLDAVDGGVDTAAIIDGRQPHSVLVEVFTEQGIGTEVVAR
- a CDS encoding acetylornithine transaminase produces the protein MSGVQEQTTAATMWQEDAGRDLVRNAGDRMALFVRGEGSSLWDADGRRYLDFLGGIAVTSLGHAHPVFVEAVSRQAATLSHVSNFFATPPQLALAAELKRLTGAGDTGRVYFANSGAEANEAAFKLARLHGAVTDARAARPRILALKDAFHGRTMGTLALTGKPYMQAPFLPMVPGVEFLDSTVEALEAAIGDDVAALFVEPIKGEAGVVPLPEGYLAAAREITARHGALLIVDEIQTGAGRTGAWFAFQHEGITPDAITVAKGIGGGFPIGALITFGAASDLFYPGTHGSTFGGNPLATATSLAVLGEIDRAGLVANAAVRGEQLRAAIDQIDSVLIDGCRGRGLLLGVALRHPVAGAVVAAAQQHGLIVNAANDSTIRIAPALTIGDVEIDEFIDLFTRSLATVADALVLDASDTHPSTPEASA
- the argF gene encoding ornithine carbamoyltransferase, whose protein sequence is MTRHLLRDDDLSPAEQAEILDLAVSLKKDRWKLKPLEGPQTVAVIFDKSSTRTRVSFAVGIADLGGSPLVISTANSQLGGKETPSDTARVLERQVAAIVWRTYAQAGLEEMARGTTVPVINALSDDFHPCQLLADLLTIREHKGELKGLTLTFFGDGTSNMGHSYVLAGVTAGMHVRVASPAAYAPRADVVADAERIAATTGGSVTLFTDPAAAAAGSDVIVTDTWVSMGKEEEKIQRVHDLGGYKVTQATMELADPDAIFIHCLPADRGYEVDAEVIDGPQSVVWDEAENRLHAQKALLVWLLRQQ
- a CDS encoding DUF418 domain-containing protein; protein product: MTALRPLRARTLDDAGRLAGVDLARGLAVFGMFAAHLLVTPHFDAAQPATWVDLVNGRSSILFATLAGVSIALMSGARASAGSSPASGRTLVVARRRLVVRAVIIWGIGMLLNATGVPVYVILPAYGILFLLAVPLLRLSASTLWVLAAVVGVGAPWLLPLADRVLVAAGPVGGDLVLLLGWHYPFLLWAAFLIAGLAAARSDLRSPRTLVALAVGGAACAIAAAAASTVIDVDEDSFLGRVLADGAHSGGMLEAVGSGGFALAVVGLCLLICRTPARIVLLPVRAVGSMPLTAYVGQIAAWAVWASFALGDVGDLSGFRALQPFWPFVAATLVFCTVWALLLGRGPVERAVAYATRVVIPG
- the argH gene encoding argininosuccinate lyase, whose amino-acid sequence is MSETTPHGTNDGALWGARFASGPSPELATLSRSTHFDWVLAPYDIAGSHAHAAALAAAGYLTADEEARMHAGLDALAAAVADGSLVAQPADEDVHGALEAALIAEVGPALGGKLRAGRSRNDQIATLVRLYLLDHARVIARDLLRVIDAIVSQAEAHAEAIMPGRTHLQHAQPILLAHHLQAHGWPLVRDLERLRDWAARASVSPYGGGALAGATLGLDPQLVADRLGLARPAENSLDGTSSRDVVAEFAFIAAMIGVDLSRFAEDIIIWNTREFGFVTLDDGYSTGSSIMPQKKNPDIAELARGKAGRLIGNLSGLLATLKALPLAYNRDLQEDKEPVFDSVLTLETVLPAFAGMVATMRFDTARMAGLAPAGFSLATDVAEWLVKQGVPFRDAHEISGSLVRACEERGIGLEDADDALLAEVSTHLTPSVREVLTIEGSVASRTGAGGTAGIRVSEQRAELIARSQSAARSLIDLE
- a CDS encoding SatD family protein, with protein sequence MNVAVIADIVGSRSLPDRAAAQRALEETIARAERDVPLAERPLTATVGDELQGVYPSLDAAMAALLLVRLALPDDLDCRFGIGIGAHRDVPSRVGTLAEGPGWWAAREAIDAIHAAQARTIPGARTWVVADAGATVDVRIANAYLLARDQLVTAMTARTRRLAYGRMLGATQSELAAAEGITQSAVSQALGAAGVAALVEGYAQLRADASPTSEV
- the tyrS gene encoding tyrosine--tRNA ligase; translation: MSETVSVSAPAPARALAPANDPSFENVWDEIVWRGLVHVSTDQDALRVLLAGEPITYYCGFDPTAPSLHLGNLVQLLLMRRLQLAGHRPLGLVGGSTGLIGDPRPTAERTLNTKDTVAEWVGNLRAQVERYLSFDGDNAARMVNNLDWTAPMSAIDFLREIGKYYRVGTMLKKDAVAARLNSEAGISYTEFSYQILQGMDYLELHRQYGCVLQTGGSDQWGNLTSGTDLIHRVEGVSVHAIGTPLITNSDGTKFGKSEGNAIWLDAEMCSPYRMYQFWLNTDDADVIERLKIFTFLTRAEIQQYEETVAAEPFRRAAQKRLALEVTTTVHGPEATAAVIAASEALFGAGDLGALDAATLRTALEELPHATIVGGTTVAQALVETGLCASLSEARRSIAQGGVSLDGTKVDDESAAITGALPGGVAVLRRGKKTLAGLFVAPAA
- a CDS encoding DUF4184 family protein; this encodes MPFTVSHAVVALPFVRTPLLPAAIAIGAMTPDLPLFVRGTPVSYQLTHTNLVVSTAIAAVLTVIWYVVLRPAVRSLSPRWIAARVPAAWDRPGVPQWWSRRPAWQSAALAALSLLLGVATHIAWDAFTHEGRWGTRLLPALDAQWGPLLGLKWLQYGSTAFGLIVLALAAALWLRGRRAESATTGIPPIVRYLWWLSLPVVLLAAWLLGLAVYGPFTPAWTVQHLAYRVLPPACAIWGAATLVLCAVIAVRGRRAA